In candidate division KSB1 bacterium, one DNA window encodes the following:
- a CDS encoding PorV/PorQ family protein produces MKRILNVVLIIIIMSTSTVNAQDISRVGTAAAQFLKLGVGAQAAGLGEAAVTIPGQVFGLYWNPGSIASVDRTSLAVSRNNLYADLAYSFVGFVQPIGGSSAIGISAVFLDSDDIEITTLSQPEGTGTNFSWEAYAIGITYSRFVTDRLSLGGTIKYIREGAYQLYAQNLALDLGSLLNTGVLGLKLGMCLSNFGGEMSLTGPKLLVTHKRWPNNPGAVTADANLKTEKYPMPLTFRIGLSTQLVGTEGQLATSNSNTITISADAYDPNDALMRSNFGLEYVWNNILSLRAGYRGLSVEKDKYESYHTASFAFGGGLKYDFGFARIALDYAYTDFKILGTGQMVSMVVSF; encoded by the coding sequence ATGAAAAGAATATTAAATGTTGTTTTGATCATAATAATTATGAGCACCAGCACTGTGAACGCCCAGGATATTAGCCGGGTGGGTACTGCTGCGGCGCAATTTCTCAAGCTCGGCGTGGGCGCACAAGCAGCCGGCTTAGGTGAGGCTGCTGTGACCATCCCAGGACAGGTATTTGGGCTCTATTGGAACCCGGGAAGTATCGCCTCAGTCGATCGCACCTCCTTGGCTGTCTCGCGCAACAATCTCTATGCAGATTTGGCTTATAGTTTCGTCGGATTTGTCCAACCAATCGGCGGCAGCAGCGCTATCGGGATTAGCGCCGTCTTCCTCGATTCCGATGACATAGAGATCACAACCCTTTCTCAGCCTGAAGGAACCGGTACGAATTTCTCTTGGGAAGCGTACGCCATTGGGATTACTTATAGCCGGTTTGTGACTGATCGCCTTAGCCTGGGCGGCACGATCAAATATATTCGAGAAGGAGCCTACCAGCTCTATGCCCAAAACTTAGCTTTAGACCTCGGATCGTTGCTCAATACAGGTGTACTGGGGTTAAAGCTGGGCATGTGCCTCAGCAATTTCGGAGGAGAAATGAGCCTGACAGGTCCCAAACTGCTGGTCACCCATAAACGATGGCCGAATAACCCCGGTGCAGTCACCGCGGATGCGAACCTCAAAACTGAAAAATATCCGATGCCCCTCACATTTCGCATCGGCCTCTCAACCCAATTGGTGGGAACGGAAGGGCAACTGGCGACCAGCAACAGCAATACGATCACTATCAGCGCTGATGCTTACGACCCGAATGACGCCTTGATGCGCTCCAATTTTGGCCTTGAATACGTGTGGAATAACATTCTATCCCTCCGTGCCGGGTATCGAGGCCTATCGGTGGAAAAGGACAAATATGAGAGCTATCATACAGCTAGTTTCGCCTTTGGGGGCGGGCTGAAATATGATTTCGGCTTTGCCAGGATCGCGCTAGATTATGCGTATACTGATTTCAAGATCCTCGGAACTGGACAAATGGTCTCCATGGTCGTGTCCTTCTGA
- a CDS encoding TonB-dependent receptor has product MRYVFIMVWLLLFLIAQASFAGITGSISGQLLDKDTRQGLPGAEVIILDTKLWTITDKYGFYSISNIPPGIYDIRAKMLGYASLVMRNVVIRADMFQEINFEMVSEAIEGPEIEVVAEQPLIGKNSPSLSHTLGFVELNKSLPIDQFFQALKTQISSINGHIRGGRKYHTAYLLDGQSVQDPLFREIGTLVPLSAVSEMNIYSGGFNAAYGDVLSGIVNLSTREGKDRTEGFFKIFTDNFGAKVENDNLRRLEMSIGGPLLLSFGGPMYDMNYYISGCANFDQLHPSNNFHYASTILPPEKNFHYTSKLSFRLWQKIKINIQHISSNWRSSQTNSISVGTETFDQTSINDKSGRRLHLTVIHTLNPRSFYTLNIGRDIYIRQFENHSTMNSAGEGIQSGPSATFWNWNNLINERVYFLKAAYFHQFRPSDLIQFGIDLNLYRIYMTDLALNPFALSNWGPRYQSITSNQLMVQPFTVAFYTQNRFEVGNVVINLGLRSDYFNPRVVFPEQSVLANADTLRLAAQQARSQFQLSPRFELSLPFLFKDDRFYVNYGWYFQIPPLYYYYFNSKQRLDREHPLVGNPQLGPEKTEALELSYQKAIAARSIVGTTAFIKRVRNLVNSANYHAGQDQVTSYVRFENLDQAMVRGFEIFIEKRPGNSNFSGKISYTTTRATGTGSFPLQNFYRMDQSHFSTQTTGSLPLAWDQRHKLLLNLSYLAPQKILLNLLARINSPVPTLNNDLEVTERGPWRNYIDWRISRSFKLLKADVTPYAEILNLLDNRQPSQWINPYYLTDDNFWMLGLDSYLYEYGRRIRIGCLIHFK; this is encoded by the coding sequence ATGAGATATGTTTTTATCATGGTCTGGCTGCTATTATTTTTGATAGCCCAAGCCAGCTTCGCGGGCATTACTGGTTCAATTTCAGGACAATTGCTCGATAAAGATACTCGGCAGGGTTTGCCTGGCGCCGAGGTCATTATTCTCGATACCAAGCTGTGGACGATCACCGACAAATACGGCTTTTATTCGATCAGCAATATTCCACCAGGAATTTATGACATTCGCGCTAAAATGCTCGGCTATGCCAGCTTAGTCATGCGCAACGTCGTTATCCGCGCTGATATGTTCCAGGAAATCAATTTCGAGATGGTCTCCGAAGCCATCGAAGGGCCAGAGATCGAAGTTGTAGCTGAGCAACCGTTAATCGGCAAAAATTCGCCATCGCTCAGTCATACTTTGGGATTTGTCGAATTGAATAAAAGCCTGCCGATAGATCAATTTTTTCAAGCGCTCAAGACTCAAATCAGTTCGATCAATGGACATATTCGAGGGGGACGAAAATACCATACAGCCTATTTGCTAGACGGACAATCGGTTCAGGATCCGCTATTCCGAGAAATTGGCACCTTAGTTCCTTTGAGTGCCGTTTCGGAGATGAACATCTATTCAGGAGGATTCAACGCAGCTTATGGGGATGTGCTCTCGGGCATCGTGAACCTTTCCACTCGAGAGGGCAAGGACAGAACTGAGGGCTTTTTCAAGATCTTTACCGATAATTTTGGCGCCAAAGTTGAAAACGATAATCTACGACGCCTCGAGATGAGCATCGGCGGTCCACTTCTGCTCAGCTTCGGCGGTCCAATGTACGATATGAATTACTATATCTCTGGATGTGCCAATTTTGACCAGCTCCATCCATCAAATAATTTTCACTATGCGTCAACCATTTTGCCTCCCGAGAAAAATTTTCATTATACATCAAAATTATCTTTTCGCCTCTGGCAAAAAATCAAAATCAATATTCAACATATTTCTTCGAATTGGCGTAGTTCTCAAACAAATTCCATTTCCGTTGGAACTGAAACGTTTGACCAGACGAGCATCAATGACAAGTCAGGGCGAAGGCTCCATCTCACAGTGATCCATACCCTCAACCCACGGTCATTTTATACTTTAAACATTGGTCGCGATATTTACATTAGGCAATTTGAAAATCATAGCACGATGAATTCGGCCGGCGAGGGAATTCAGTCAGGGCCAAGTGCAACATTCTGGAATTGGAATAATTTAATCAACGAGCGTGTCTATTTTTTAAAAGCCGCCTATTTTCACCAGTTCCGACCTTCGGATCTAATCCAATTCGGTATCGATTTGAACTTATATCGCATTTATATGACCGACCTGGCGCTGAATCCCTTTGCCCTGTCAAATTGGGGACCGAGGTACCAATCGATAACCAGCAATCAATTAATGGTTCAGCCATTCACGGTTGCATTCTACACCCAAAACCGATTTGAAGTTGGTAATGTTGTAATCAATCTGGGGCTGCGATCCGATTATTTCAATCCGCGAGTCGTCTTCCCAGAACAATCAGTCCTAGCTAATGCCGATACTTTGAGATTAGCAGCTCAGCAAGCTCGGTCACAGTTCCAGTTGAGTCCACGTTTTGAGCTGTCCTTGCCTTTTCTTTTTAAAGATGATCGCTTTTATGTTAATTATGGGTGGTATTTCCAAATTCCGCCACTCTACTATTATTATTTCAATTCAAAACAGAGATTGGATCGGGAACATCCATTAGTGGGGAATCCGCAACTAGGGCCTGAGAAGACCGAAGCTTTAGAACTCAGCTACCAAAAAGCAATTGCTGCCAGATCTATTGTAGGCACGACTGCATTCATCAAGCGGGTGAGAAATTTGGTCAATTCGGCAAATTATCATGCCGGGCAGGACCAGGTTACGAGCTATGTTCGGTTTGAAAACCTGGATCAAGCAATGGTGCGGGGATTCGAAATTTTTATTGAAAAGCGACCAGGAAATAGCAATTTCTCAGGCAAGATCAGCTATACCACAACCCGGGCAACTGGTACAGGCTCTTTTCCGCTACAAAACTTCTATCGCATGGACCAAAGCCATTTCTCTACTCAGACGACTGGTTCTTTGCCATTAGCCTGGGATCAGCGGCACAAGTTGCTCCTCAATCTCTCATATTTAGCTCCTCAAAAAATTTTGTTAAATTTACTGGCTCGCATCAACAGTCCAGTCCCCACGCTAAACAATGATCTCGAGGTAACAGAAAGAGGACCGTGGCGAAATTACATCGACTGGCGGATTAGTCGCTCTTTCAAATTGCTTAAAGCTGATGTAACGCCTTACGCAGAGATTTTAAACCTTTTGGATAATCGCCAACCAAGTCAATGGATTAACCCTTATTACTTGACCGATGATAACTTCTGGATGTTAGGTCTCGATAGCTACTTGTACGAATATGGGCGTCGTATTCGGATCGGCTGCTTGATCCATTTCAAATAA